One Misgurnus anguillicaudatus chromosome 5, ASM2758022v2, whole genome shotgun sequence genomic window, AATCAAATTTGCGGTTTATGAATTGTTGTTAAACTGATGTTGGATTTTCTATTGATGGTTTAAAGTACAAACTTTGTTTTATAGCATTTTTCacttgaaaataaatatttcacaAGTGCTCACAGCTTAGGTGGAAATACTTTGTGTTAACAATGTGCAGTTGGGTTATATTGGACGTATATGCTGCATTTCTAGCAGtccttgacattaacttttttgatcacCAGCAAAGTGTTTTCCGACAGCCTAAATGAAGAAAAATTCAGTCTCTGCCTGTCTTAGACTTATAGGGATTACTTTTGAAGATTCATATAGAAGAAAATTGCACGTATATTTATGGCCTAATATATAGACTGAAAcgtgtatatatgtattttaaatgacCTTTCTCAGACAATTTAACACAGGATTAAATTTTGCTGATGTTTCATCGCATAGTTCATCAAAATGCGTCTCAATGTGCCTTGCGCTGTTTGATGAGTTTGTGAGTTGATGTGATCACCACTATCTGGAGATGAATGGTAAAGAAGACAGAAGAGGTCAATGCAGACCCCAGATCAGTAGGGGTTAGGAGCTCTGTTGTGGTTTATGACCAAGAGATTAAACAGGTTGCTTAAATATTTGTTCACATCGACagtcaaaaaaacaacaacaataatttactcaccccatgtcattaaaaatattgatgggttttctttgttcagtcgagaaaaaattaaatttttatttttttattatttaaaggaacagtatgtaagaaatgtatatcaatgaatcataaaatggccctgatatgtcactagacattaagaaaacattttcatttcaaatacttttatcactcacaacagtggtccggctaggatattgtcatttaaaaagtgaagttgcagccctcaactgatgtttatgttgtcatgttgtgtattggccaccagttgtgtgattgcagtaccagttttagccacaagttttgtaattgcaataccagttttggccacaatcctacatactgttgctttaatggactttattggacctcaacagttttctgtttaaatgcagtttaaaattgctgtttcaACACAgattcaaagggctctaaaagatcccaaacgaggcataagggtcttatctataTGTCATTTTcgcaagaaaaatatttacttttaaagcacaacttctcctCTTGCACCAGCCGTGTAATGCGCCAGCtcgacatgggggtgagtattatcttgatttttttaagaaagtggagaAATCCTTTAAGTGGCACCCATGTGTTAAGTGTTTGTACAATCGTGCATCAGCGCCTACAGAAGCTTAAGATATATCGACTCTACAGAAAGACAAATACTACTGCATCTTACAGCCTACAATGAAATCAATGactgtgtctgaaaccgttcACTGTTCCCTATACAGAATACGAAAATGAATGTGCAACTTTGAACAGTGACGTAAATACCATTCGTCATAAACTCTTAGACCTGTGTGGCTTTATGGATTCTAGTGTAAAACTGTAAAGTTTCCTTTCTTACTGTTTGTCACAAATGTCGTGTTTATTGGATTAAGTTGataataaagagaacaaaacaactgcttttcatatttatgtttgttaattatatttcataaaaatatgcattatattgaaaataaaagGCATCACatttattgtaatgtttttaaagtagaaaataactaaaaacaagaacaaaaaaagtgtataaaaatacttttgtgGTGTGGTATTtataatgtatattaatattatcTTTAACAATATGCTGCACTGACGAAAGaagaaaaaacacaataaatcaaatcaaatcaataaataaaggtaaaatattaaaaacatattaaatcttTCAAActcaaaataaaattgaattgaattaaaattgtatttatatagtgcttttcacaatttgtaattgtttcaaagcagctttacattactAGAAACAGGGAAAAACACTCAACAAACAATTCGACAGACAgtataagtagcaaaatacatggctatgaataaactttacaagcgagccaatgtcggctgactccccgggttgaaaaaaccccctaggagaaaaacctccgAATTTTTTAGCCAGGAGggaaaaaaagtcctaggagggaaaaaacccttgggagatatatgtAAACGGATGAGGAGATTAAACAGGTTCCCCcgccggtggtcattggtcaggcatcggctgggcatcacattaAAGGACgtccagtagatcagtggtgtgttgacctccacggcggccggaactgggtctgtttgtctcaatgtcctcGGGTTCGCGGACATTTTAGTGTAGATATCCTTGCCAGACTTCTTAATATATTTGATGGTGACCTACAAGAGAGAATAATCATATGTAAGTCATATATAATGTAGGGTTGGCAAAACAATTTGATGAAGAGCGATTCTTCCTTTTTGCCATCAGATTTGCGAGTCCCCTCATCCACTTCACTAAGGCACCTCTTCCATCTCCAATCTTCATCAAGCAATGACATTTTTCCTGAAAAACAATCAGTACAAAATGAACACAAGAATTGTTTTGTCTCACATGAACTCCAATGACAGTGCTGCTTATAACATAACACACAgaataaatattcatttaaaaaatgggCAAATAATGGAAAGTTGTTCAGTACATCCAATGCTAATCAACTACTAGCAGAATAAACAAGAAGTGTGAGATCAAGTAAGAGTGAAACcacttttaaaaacatcttcTAAAAATTTCTTTAAATAAGCAAATCAGGACAAGATAAAGGAAAAAGCTCAGGAGTCATTCTGATGAATCAAGAGAACTCAGTCCATCTGAATAACATGACATACCGAATACAGGGAGAAGGTATTACATAAACATCTGTCGTATAAACACACTTATTACGATAACTTGGCAGAGGTTTGAAACAATAAAGTACAGTCGACAAAGGAGAAAATTAAAGCAGACAATAAAGAGCAGAACACAATAACATTATACTCACTTTCACCATCACTTGACTTCATGCTGGATGAACCTTCCCGAGGATCATCTTGATCTTCAGCACTCTGATCCTGGTCAAATGGACCATGTTGACTATCAGCTGCTTCTTGGCGTGTAAATGGATGTATTACCAAAACTGGACAGAGATTTGAATCAATCAAGGAGAGATACAGTTAACAAGGGCAACAAAGCCGACAATACAAATCTGAACATAATAACATTATACTCACTCTCATTATTGCTTATGAGGCTAGATGAACCTGACCAATCAGCTGCTTCTTGGAAAGCTGTTAGGTCCAAGGTTGATGAACCAGACTGGCAATAGTCTGGTTCCACAAGCTCGCCGGCTCGAGTCCGAAGGGACTATACTGCCTGTGTTTCTCACGAGCTGGGTGCAGGTAAGAAGAACCTGACTGACAATCAGAATGATCCGGTTGAGCATGACGCTCATGGTCGAAAGGACCACATTTAAGATCATCCTCTTCTTGGAGCTGGCATTTCTCCAAGGAAACAAGCTCGCCGGCTCGAGTCCGAAGGGACTATACTGCCAGTGTTGTTCACGAGCTGGGTGCAGGTCACATAAACCTGACTGACTTATCAGCATGATCCGGTTGAGCATGACGCTCATGGTCGAAAGGACCACATTTAGGATCATCCTCTTCTTGGAGCTGGCATGTCTCCAAGGAAACAAGCTCGCCGGCTCGAGTCCGATGGGACTATTCTGCCAGTGTTGTTCACGAGCTGGGTGCAGGTAAGAAATACCCGACTTAAAATCAGCTGATCTCCCGGAGCACATGGGTCATAGTCGAATGGACCATATGATCAGCTGCTTCTTGGAAAGCTGATAAATCCAAGGATGACGAACCTGACCGGCAATAGGGTGGTTCTTGAAAACCCGTTTGCTCAATTCCAGAACCCCTCTACAAGTCAGCTTTATCTAAACGGGCACCTGAGGATCAAAGGGCTCCACTTCATCCTCATTTCCACAGCAACAGCAGGCTTTTTTGATAGCCCGCAATGCTCTTGCCAAGAAAGCACGGATTTTCTTCCggctttttggttttggttcttaaagataaaaatagaaaagatgAACAACAGATGTTACCACCAGAATAGAGCCCGATCTATATGGGTTTTTTGGAAACCCATAAAGTAATAACACTGGGAAATATATATGTACATTcttgtttattaatttattatgtcGATATTTGATGCCAGCGTATGGATTCTTCTAACGCACAAAGACAGACAATGATAAATCCGCATATCGATTTATTGTCCCACCACTATTCCTGATCAGAGATCTGTAAATTCAAATCTCACTAGCCAATGGGATTAAAGTATGGTTAAGTCCTGCCCACACAAGAGATTTGTGCCAGAATGGTGAATGTAAAtataaagtttgtttgtttaattaaaagttccATTAACATCATATTTGGGGTGTCATTATAATGGTGTAATACACTGACCTGGTAAGCTTCTCTCCTCCTCAATGCTCTCTTGATCCGCTGCAGGTGTAGACACAACTGGAAAGATCGGACACAAAGAAGACATTATAAACTTTTCTAAAATCTAACACATTGTTACTGTATAGTTATTATGGTATTGTGACAAACATTATAAAACTTACtacataaaaatgtcataaatgcTAATGTTACATgtgtgttatatatatataatttaatgtgttattattataatgtaacacagtggttctcaactcgaggcccactgctctgcacattttgtatgtctctcttatctgacacaatcagttcagttcatagagatctctactaatgagccgatgatttgaatcaggtgtgttaaataagggagacaaacaaaatgtgcagagcaatGGGGGCCTCCAGGCATAACCTTGAGAACCACTGGCGTAACAAACTGACCTGCAGGGATCCACTCCTCATCGTCAACCGTCCCCGGAAGGACAAAcctcgtctcacaaactgcggGTGCAGAGACGCACAACCTCCGTTGTGAATCTTGCTTACCGCAGCTTGTAAGTTCTTGCCCCTGAGCTGTTGTAGACACAGCTGGACAGACCGGACAAAAAGAAGACATTTTAATATATGCTAGTGTTATATTTGTGTTATTCCACAATGTTATTGCATTTATTCTTTTgtaaaatgtggaaaaatatataGAATGAGTGTttaaggggctgtccacacggagaggcatatcactgtatacgtataaatttgttatcgtattgccgtttcgtccacacggatccggcgttttgagagagtgaaaccgctattttttgaaaccgggtcctaaaaatggataaatctgaaatcaacacccttgcggtttcgtgtgtacagccaatccgtatattttgtgaagcgaaaacgtcataacatcacgtgtcggaagtgtcacacgtaacagcaacaacaataacggcggactacgtgattgtgtccgtgctacagaagctactaaagcctactagctttattacagcaaaatctattgcttctatgcaattgtggtgagcaacaagcgataatggacaacaccatacgttggttatgcgcatgctcaaagtcttcttcctcgtgtatagtgtatatctgtggcagaattacagcgccccatactggtccggcatatatactacaccgctttcagtcggtttcagtggtttcgtgtttacggataatttttttagaacaaggaaaaaaatgatcggatagcgAATGCACTGGCTTTGTGTGGACAAAGccttaaaattatataaaattatataaaaaaagccttaaaattatacaaaattatatatatttaatgtgtCATTATGATAGTGTAAGAGATTCACCTGCAGGGACCCACTCATCATCATCAGCCCACATTTGCAAAGCTGCGGGGGCAGAGAAACACAACCTCTGCTGAGCATCTCGCTCCCCACTGCTTGCAATGAGCTTTTCGAGCCTTTCAGCTGATGAGGACCAGATCTTATTCCATTCCTCAGCTGCACAGACCGGACACAAACAACACATTATAAACTTCttaaaacaatgtgttagatCTTAGTTACTGTGGTATTTTCACAAACAttgtaataatagtaataacaaaaatgtatcaCATAACACATGCATGTGGTGTACCAGTggtggccagtgacttctttttcgaagGCGAACAACGCGAACATGTATTTAGTTCGTCATGAGTTCGGcatgtcatgtgaacctatgtgctttatcataaaccctttcgacgcatgtgcagcaggcatgtattttgaaatgacgcaTGATGCCCataggtttacatgacgcaacaaaaacacattttgacatgacgagcaacacacgacactcagAACACATATTTCGAATTTGTGCcactcggaagagaagtcaccgccCGCCACTGATGTGTAcacacaaacaatgtttttatacattattactattattaatttaataaactatGTGAaccatatttaatttaatttaaaaacatcacatGAAAAACATAACTACATAACACAtacatatttaaattaaaaactaaaacaacaaaaatactaaacacAGCCCTCATGCTATGCTAGACCCAAGACAAGTACACAGTAACTTCATATATGTTTTACTATCTATATAAGAAGTTAATGTGTCAATTGTTTTTCATTACATTTGAGGTTTATAATAATGAGGTGCTGACTGACCTCTATGGCGCCGTATCGTATCTCTCAACATCTGTAGAAGGGCCAAAGTTTGCTCCTCACCAGAGTATAAAGCGGCCCTTCGTCTGGCTTCCATTTTACTCAAGATACTGCGCATCTCGGCTTTTGTCATCTTACGTCTACCAGCTGGACAGAACagacataaaaaacacattaacagTTAACGTGGTATTTTCACATTGTGGATAAATAGTTAAAGCATTTTATAACTGACACttttttattgcacattacaGAAGTGGAAAGGACGCGAGGCTGTGGGAAGCTGACAAATGAGTGTTTATAACATCATAACACGTTAAAAACAAGTTAGCATAGCGTTTATCTACTAATAGTTGCAAGCCTCCATTTAACGGAAAGCAATGCGCTGTCACTTTAAACCCAGTGTCCTCATCACTATGAATGATTTGTGTGTTCTCATTAGCAGGCCCGGATAAACACAATGTTGTGCCCTAGAAAGTCACCATGAACCGGAAGTAGTGATGGTCTTGTATCTCTATGCATTTATTGCATGTCAtaatgcacaattgatcaaactttcacAATAGTTATAAACCAAAGAATCATGTAAACCTCCTtcactaattctaggcataagatagttTAAAAGACTCAATTTACAACAAAAGGTACATAATATGAGCAAAATATAGATGTCCTTTAGATTAGCCATATACATTTCCAATGCTGATTTTACGTCAGCAGCAGCTAACTATAGTTAGGATTGATTTACACGCTGTAATGTCGTTACATTaatgcaccactagatggcactcaAGCTTTGTGAGTTAGATATACGTGTGGTGTGATAAGAAGAAAGTCAGTCCTCATCTCGAGGTTATGAGTGAGATTTATTaaagtgtgtttgacttcatgagGGGCTACATAGACCCATTAAAGAATGAACTGAATGTATGGTGGTGACACAAAATGATGCGTTGTGCAAACCACTGGTGTAACAAACTGACCTGCAGGGACCAACTTAACCTCATCTGCTTTCCTCAGAAGGACAAACATCTTTGGATAATATGAGTTTGGAGAGACGCACCATATCTGTTGTGGATCTAGTACACCCCAGTTTCTCATTTCTGGCCCCTGCGCTGGTCTAGACATACTGTAAGACCATCTGCCAACTGGACAGAACATACAAAAAGAAGACATTATAAACTTCTCTGAAATCTGACAAATTGTTGTAACATTATAACCtattacataatattaaatatatgctagTGTTATATATTTGTGTTATTCCACACTGTTATTGCGTTTATTGTTATTGAAAAAGGTGGAAAAATATATAGAATGAgtgttttaaaattatatatatttaatgtgtCATTATAATAGTGTAAGAGAGACTGGCCTGCAGGGACCCACTCATCATCATTTACTGTCCCCGAAAAAACAGCCCACATTTGATAAGCTGTGGGGAGAGAGATGCTCCCCACTGTACACGCTGTAATGTCCTTACATTaatgcaccactagatggcactcaAGCTTCGTGAGTTAAATATACGTGTGGTGTGATTAAAGAAGAAAGTCAGTCCGCTTCTTGCGATTATGAGTGAGATTTATTAAAGTGTGTTTGAATGAACTGAatgtatggtgacacaaaatgagGCGTCGTGCAAATTAGCAGTAAAAACAGGTCGCGCATTCCGTTTTTTTGCCCCGTGCCCCCCTCCCTTCAAAATAGCCATTCACCTAAACCAAAACTCCGGAGACGTCATTTAATCTTACCACCGACCCCATATATTTTCTTTAGTTCATgctcaaatatcacaacaaaacGCATAACacgctttaaaaaaataatccatTGACGAGAACATAATTGAAGCAATTTGgcaaattaaaatgtttgacAATATCGTAGTACTGCGTTTGAGAGAAACCGCACCAGACAATAGCACGCGCGCGACGAGTCCAAAGATAAATCACACACTGCTTTGTTCATAACAAAACAAATTAGACAAAATAACGAACGcgtaacataaaaaaatgcaaagttTACCTTATTATGACCCTGATTTCATAATTTAGGGAGCAATATTTAATTCATTACTTCAGTAGCGTCGGTTTCTAAACTTGGAAAAGTTATTACCTCACCTCTGCCATATGATGGCGGCAGGGTCGTGTAAAGAAACAGATATTAGCATcacataaacaataaaaaccCGTATTTAAAACAGTTCATATTAAATCAACTACAACAAAACGCCTCATGCATACGAGTCTTTAATTCCACCAACAATACAGGCAGATAGCAACGTTCGTCTGTATAGCACAAAGCAAAGACAAGCTACTGAACTTAATTTCCACTCgtatatttttgcatttgggGTTTCTCTCAAACTGAATGAGCTGACAAACCCGAAATTTGACAAATGTGACAGTGTGGATCAAAAGGTTAATGAGTTCAAGGTAGTTATC contains:
- the LOC129413630 gene encoding uncharacterized protein isoform X1, producing the protein MSDSSDPQTSRGGILRKQNSAPSGNRVTFARPVAAPDVELRRSVGRWSYSMSRPAQGPEMRNWGVLDPQQIWCVSPNSYYPKMFVLLRKADEVKLVPAAGRRKMTKAEMRSILSKMEARRRAALYSGEEQTLALLQMLRDTIRRHRAEEWNKIWSSSAERLEKLIASSGERDAQQRLCFSAPAALQMWADDDEWVPAAVSTTAQGQELTSCGKQDSQRRLCVSAPAVCETRFVLPGTVDDEEWIPAVVSTPAADQESIEEERSLPVLVIHPFTRQEAADSQHGPFDQDQSAEDQDDPREGSSSMKSSDGERKMSLLDEDWRWKRCLSEVDEGTRKSDGKKEESLFIKLFCQPYIIYDLHMIILSCRSPSNILRSLARISTLKCPRTRGH
- the LOC129413630 gene encoding uncharacterized protein isoform X2; translated protein: MSRPAQGPEMRNWGVLDPQQIWCVSPNSYYPKMFVLLRKADEVKLVPAAGRRKMTKAEMRSILSKMEARRRAALYSGEEQTLALLQMLRDTIRRHRAEEWNKIWSSSAERLEKLIASSGERDAQQRLCFSAPAALQMWADDDEWVPAAVSTTAQGQELTSCGKQDSQRRLCVSAPAVCETRFVLPGTVDDEEWIPAVVSTPAADQESIEEERSLPVLVIHPFTRQEAADSQHGPFDQDQSAEDQDDPREGSSSMKSSDGERKMSLLDEDWRWKRCLSEVDEGTRKSDGKKEESLFIKLFCQPYIIYDLHMIILSCRSPSNILRSLARISTLKCPRTRGH
- the LOC129413630 gene encoding uncharacterized protein isoform X3; this encodes MSDSSDPQTSRGGILRKQNSAPSGNRVTFARPVAAPDVELRRSVGRWSYSMSRPAQGPEMRNWGVLDPQQIWCVSPNSYYPKMFVLLRKADEVKLVPAAGRRKMTKAEMRSILSKMEARRRAALYSGEEQTLALLQMLRDTIRRHRAEEWNKIWSSSAERLEKLIASSGERDAQQRLCFSAPAALQMWADDDEWVPAAVSTTAQGQELTSCGKQDSQRRLCVSAPAVCETRFVLPGTVDDEEWIPAVVSTPAADQESIEEERSLPEPKPKSRKKIRAFLARALRAIKKACCCCGNEDEVEPFDPQVPV